One window of Mesorhizobium loti R88b genomic DNA carries:
- a CDS encoding GntR family transcriptional regulator, with protein MLKLEHQTLNDRAYGALKQELISGGFSPGQTLVIRKLAETFGISTTPIREALQRLVAERLLEMQNNRSVIVPLLSAAAFEELTHIRIAVEGLAGEMAASRMSESGLVDIQAMLVGMQHAVEAGDARAYLTLNEAFHFAIYQHAGAPIVLNMIRDLWGRVGPYLKHLMRADRYIPQSNDAHRRIVAALEQRNGPAVRASLEQDITVAAAILSENLRTAD; from the coding sequence CCCTCAACGACCGCGCCTATGGCGCGCTCAAGCAGGAATTGATTTCAGGCGGTTTCAGCCCGGGCCAGACACTGGTCATCCGCAAGCTCGCCGAGACATTCGGCATCTCGACGACACCGATCCGCGAGGCGCTGCAAAGGCTGGTCGCCGAGCGGCTGCTGGAGATGCAGAACAACCGCTCGGTTATCGTGCCCTTGCTGTCGGCCGCCGCCTTCGAGGAGCTGACCCATATACGCATCGCCGTCGAAGGGCTGGCTGGCGAGATGGCCGCATCGCGGATGAGCGAAAGCGGGCTGGTCGACATCCAGGCGATGTTGGTCGGCATGCAGCACGCCGTCGAGGCAGGCGACGCCCGGGCCTACCTCACGCTGAACGAAGCCTTCCACTTCGCCATCTACCAGCATGCCGGCGCACCGATCGTTTTGAACATGATCCGCGATCTCTGGGGCCGGGTCGGTCCTTATCTCAAGCATTTGATGCGGGCTGATCGCTACATTCCGCAGTCCAACGACGCGCATCGCAGGATTGTTGCCGCGCTGGAGCAGCGCAATGGTCCTGCTGTCCGGGCCTCCCTTGAACAGGACATCACCGTGGCAGCCGCGATTCTCTCCGAAAATCTCCGCACGGCCGACTGA
- a CDS encoding branched-chain amino acid ABC transporter permease yields the protein MMDLLGYGAFFLTTALIFSLVTLGLNLQWGLTGLFNVGLAGFVAIGAYTSALLTTPDDAARLGGFGLPILVGWLGAMVVGGIAAALTGMATLRLRSDYLAITTFGVAVVVQLVALNAQKLTGGPFGIGFIPRPFGSLAETPLLFNLSNLAVVSGVTLIVYLALAHLSRSPWGRVLKALREDERAAISLGKSARFYRVQAFAVGGAIMALAGALQAHFTGFIAPDNYLPILTFQIWVMLIVGGSGSNLGAVVGSILVWGIWAGSGTLTSVLFAPEQQARAASLQIVAIGVMLCVILLIRPNGLFGDRAQRRFGKRAKAVVTKTSSGS from the coding sequence CTGATGGACCTGCTCGGCTACGGCGCCTTCTTCCTGACTACAGCGCTGATCTTTTCACTGGTCACGCTGGGGCTCAATCTGCAGTGGGGGCTGACCGGCCTGTTCAATGTAGGCCTCGCCGGCTTCGTCGCCATCGGCGCCTATACGTCGGCGCTGCTGACCACGCCGGACGATGCGGCGCGGCTCGGTGGCTTCGGCCTGCCGATCCTGGTCGGCTGGCTGGGCGCCATGGTCGTCGGCGGCATCGCGGCAGCGCTGACCGGCATGGCAACGCTGCGGCTCAGGTCCGACTATCTCGCGATCACCACCTTCGGCGTCGCCGTGGTCGTGCAACTCGTCGCGCTCAATGCGCAGAAACTGACCGGCGGTCCGTTCGGCATTGGCTTCATCCCGCGCCCCTTCGGCAGCCTTGCCGAGACGCCGCTGCTGTTCAACCTGTCGAACCTTGCGGTCGTTTCGGGCGTCACGCTGATCGTCTATCTCGCGCTGGCGCATCTGTCGCGCAGCCCCTGGGGGCGCGTGTTGAAAGCTCTTCGCGAGGATGAGCGCGCGGCGATCTCACTCGGCAAGAGCGCGCGCTTCTACCGCGTCCAGGCTTTTGCCGTCGGTGGCGCCATCATGGCGCTGGCCGGGGCATTGCAGGCGCATTTCACCGGCTTCATCGCGCCCGACAATTACCTGCCGATCCTGACCTTCCAGATCTGGGTGATGCTGATCGTCGGTGGCTCGGGCAGCAATCTCGGTGCCGTCGTCGGCAGCATTCTGGTGTGGGGCATATGGGCCGGATCGGGCACGCTGACCAGTGTGCTGTTTGCGCCCGAGCAACAGGCACGCGCCGCCTCGCTGCAGATCGTCGCCATCGGCGTCATGCTCTGCGTCATCCTACTGATCAGGCCGAACGGATTGTTCGGCGACAGGGCACAGCGCCGCTTCGGCAAGCGGGCGAAGGCGGTCGTAACCAAGACCAGTTCCGGCTCATGA
- a CDS encoding NAD(P)/FAD-dependent oxidoreductase — MTAAIRQEAHSASLWRAVSRNRLDRPALQGQLDADLAIVGGGFSGLSTALHAAERGLRVVVLEAEIVAWGATGRNAGFVVPNFAKMDPDNIFAHLGQERGERLIDFAAGSADLVFGLIERHGIDCDAVQSGWIQPAHSPAAFEKVKSRAGQWARRGRPAVVLDRQEIEMLTGMRGYVGGWMDRSGGVLNPVAYANGLANAAEKAGAGIFERTPVTSVDRKADGWMLKTPSGSVRAGKVLIATNAYGGSLNPLLQRTYIPLKVFQMATEPLPREVRMRLLPGGQGAGDTRRNLFTFRFDADNRLISGGMHILGAGADTRVPQTIWRRLGHHLDLPDLPRLAYSWSGMAAVEPDFLPHLLDLGPGLIAGRACNGRGIAMTTAMGKVLADWAKGIEARDLPLPFAPPAPIPFHALLRHAPNMLLVWSMLRDRLDEAR, encoded by the coding sequence ATGACCGCTGCAATCCGCCAGGAGGCGCATAGCGCCTCACTCTGGCGCGCCGTCAGCCGCAACCGCCTCGACAGGCCGGCATTGCAAGGCCAGCTCGACGCAGACCTTGCGATTGTCGGCGGCGGCTTCTCCGGTCTTTCAACCGCCCTGCACGCGGCCGAGAGAGGGCTTCGCGTCGTCGTTCTCGAGGCGGAAATCGTCGCCTGGGGCGCGACCGGCAGGAATGCCGGATTCGTCGTGCCGAACTTTGCCAAGATGGACCCGGACAACATCTTTGCGCATCTCGGCCAAGAGCGCGGCGAGAGGCTGATCGATTTTGCCGCCGGCAGTGCCGATCTGGTCTTCGGCCTTATCGAACGGCACGGCATCGACTGCGACGCCGTGCAGAGCGGATGGATCCAGCCGGCGCATTCGCCTGCCGCTTTCGAGAAGGTCAAATCGCGAGCCGGACAATGGGCACGGCGCGGCCGGCCAGCCGTTGTTTTGGACCGGCAGGAAATCGAAATGTTGACGGGCATGCGCGGCTATGTCGGCGGCTGGATGGACCGTTCGGGTGGTGTGCTCAATCCGGTCGCCTACGCGAACGGACTGGCCAACGCAGCGGAGAAAGCCGGCGCTGGGATTTTCGAGCGCACACCGGTCACCTCCGTCGATCGCAAGGCTGATGGCTGGATGCTGAAAACGCCGTCGGGCTCGGTGCGTGCCGGTAAGGTGCTGATCGCCACCAACGCCTATGGCGGGTCGCTCAATCCCCTGCTGCAGCGGACCTATATCCCGCTGAAGGTTTTCCAGATGGCGACCGAGCCGCTGCCGCGCGAAGTGCGCATGCGGCTGCTCCCCGGCGGGCAAGGCGCTGGCGACACCAGGCGCAATCTCTTCACCTTCCGCTTCGACGCCGACAACCGGCTGATCAGCGGCGGCATGCATATTCTGGGTGCCGGTGCAGACACGCGCGTGCCGCAAACCATCTGGCGACGGCTTGGCCATCATCTCGATCTGCCTGACCTCCCGCGACTTGCCTACAGCTGGTCGGGAATGGCGGCGGTCGAACCGGATTTCCTGCCGCACCTTCTGGACCTCGGGCCGGGCCTCATCGCCGGCCGCGCCTGCAATGGGCGCGGCATTGCGATGACGACGGCGATGGGCAAGGTGTTGGCCGACTGGGCAAAGGGAATCGAGGCGCGTGATTTGCCGCTGCCCTTTGCGCCGCCGGCGCCGATCCCGTTCCACGCGCTGCTGCGGCACGCGCCCAACATGCTGCTGGTATGGAGCATGCTGCGCGACCGGCTGGACGAGGCCAGATAG